Proteins from a single region of Styela clava chromosome 1, kaStyClav1.hap1.2, whole genome shotgun sequence:
- the LOC120347758 gene encoding uncharacterized protein LOC120347758, with product MRNFGIVCAILAVVFTTTGNGIKCYSCFDCDTVDSSTPITTCAEPPQTAPSNAKGACSKGTGKVNGVQTIARGCGWSTAEFCQQETHVFLSGEYCYCNKDLCNEASIVKLNVVLMIFLTGILAKIYA from the exons ATGAGAAACTTTGGCATCGTTTGCGCCATTCTGGCCGTAGTGTTTACTACTACAG GAAACGGCATTAAATGTTACAGCTGCTTTGACTGCGACACCGTGGACAGCAGTACCCCAATCACAACTTGTGCTGAACCTCCTCAAACTGCCCCCAGTAATGCGAAGGGTGCTTGCTCCAAAGGAACGGGAAAAGTGAACG GCGTTCAAACTATAGCTCGAGGGTGTGGTTGGTCTACAGCTGAATTCTGTCAGCAAGAAACTCATGTCTTTTTGAGCGGAGAATATTGTTATTGCAACAAAG ATCTCTGCAACGAAGCTTCTATCGTGAAATTGAACGTCGTTCTGATGATATTTCTGACGGGAATTCTTGCAAAAATCTACGCTTGA
- the LOC144425072 gene encoding uncharacterized protein LOC144425072 has translation MRNFVIVCAILAAVFTTGNSIRCYDCFDCDTVDSTTPTLTCDAPPQIAPSNAKGACYKGTGKVNGVQTITRGCGWSNAEFCKQETHIVLSGEYCYCNKDLCNDASIVKLNVVLMIFLAGILAKIYA, from the exons ATGAGAAACTTTGTTATCGTTTGTGCTATTCTGGCCGCAGTGTTCACCACAG GAAACTCCATTAGATGTTACGACTGCTTCGACTGCGACACCGTTGACAGCACCACCCCAACCTTAACTTGTGATGCTCCTCCACAAATTGCCCCTAGTAATGCAAAGGGTGCTTGCTATAAAGGAACGGGAAAAGTGAACG GCGTTCAAACAATAACTCGAGGATGTGGTTGGTCTAATGCTGAATTTTGTAAGCAAGAAACTCATATCGTGTTGAGCGGAGAATATTGTTATTGCAACAAAG ATCTATGCAACGATGCTTCCATTGTGAAATTGAACGTCGTTCTGATGATATTTCTGGCGGGAATTCTTGCAAAAATCTACGCTTGA